A section of the Methanosarcina mazei S-6 genome encodes:
- a CDS encoding 6-hydroxymethylpterin diphosphokinase MptE-like protein yields the protein MDFAAWEPIYERILKDFGFDREGDEKAAMFLSSMLTVKNTVSLSELEAVISEKPVLACGNAPGLRAELSKIDLSAFVIIAADGASAAFMDMGRVPEVICTDLDGNSESDLEKEIVACEQGSIVLIHAHGDNLDKLEKYVPRFKRFIATTQAEPFDKVYNFGGFSDGDRCVFVAQNFRAKSVRLAGFDFEDPCVNPIKKKKLKWAKELIGMLGV from the coding sequence ATGGACTTTGCTGCCTGGGAGCCGATATATGAAAGAATTCTTAAAGACTTCGGGTTCGACCGCGAAGGCGATGAAAAGGCAGCCATGTTCCTTTCCAGCATGCTGACTGTGAAAAATACTGTCAGCCTTTCTGAACTCGAAGCTGTGATTTCGGAAAAGCCAGTCCTGGCCTGTGGAAATGCTCCCGGGCTGAGGGCTGAACTTTCAAAAATCGATCTTTCAGCTTTTGTTATTATTGCAGCCGACGGAGCTTCTGCTGCTTTTATGGACATGGGACGGGTGCCTGAGGTCATATGTACTGACCTGGACGGCAATTCCGAATCTGATCTAGAAAAAGAGATCGTTGCCTGTGAGCAGGGCTCTATTGTCCTTATCCACGCCCACGGAGACAACCTGGATAAGCTGGAAAAATACGTTCCCAGGTTCAAACGCTTTATTGCGACCACCCAGGCAGAGCCCTTCGATAAAGTATATAATTTCGGCGGGTTCAGTGACGGGGACCGATGCGTTTTTGTAGCCCAGAACTTCAGGGCTAAAAGTGTCAGGCTTGCAGGGTTTGATTTTGAAGACCCGTGTGTAAATCCGATTAAGAAAAAGAAGTTAAAATGGGCTAAAGAATTGATCGGAATGCTGGGAGTTTGA
- the ileS gene encoding isoleucine--tRNA ligase, whose translation MIKEITAKYDAEQIEKKVTQFWEDSDAYRKTREHRKSGKRLFFVDGPPYTTGHIHLGTAWNKIIKDSILRYYSMNNRYILERPGWDMHGLPIEVKVEGVLGFKSKKDIESFGVENFIEKCKEFAIKQKQAMTEQFQRLGVWLQWPDPYMTLKDEYIEAAWWTLKQASEKDLLEVGKRSVNWCPRCETAIADSEVEYSERTDPSIYVKFRVKGEENTFIVIWTTTPWTIPANVAVAVHPAYEYSKFRAIRQDGSEEILIAATELIKNVLKQGRYTDFEVLETMLGEELTKLEYESPVGDLVPVQNEIKHGVYLADFVTVENTGCVHIAPGHGMDDFNLGAKHKLPILCPVGSNGSYTEEAGEYAGKNVKEANPIIIEDLKARNRLLAEGTVTHRYGHCWRCKTPIIYLATEQWFLKVTEIKEKMLEEIDAVDWYPDWAGSARFRTWVEGARDWCISRQRYWGIPIPVWKCKKCGKLEVIGTKAELLEKAGLNGDIELHRPYVDRVTVPCECGGEKKRVEDVFDVWFDSAVASWATLKFPQTRDQFDEWWPADFITEGHDQTRGWFYSQLGASMVGFGRAPYKSVLMHGFTLDAGGKKMSKSLGNVISPLEIIDRFGADTLRAYVLSSSAPWDDLKFNLEEVETVHRSINILWNVFRFPLPYMALDNFDPMQVSLDSVRDALREEDRWILSRAQSVVKSVDEAMSGYLLHKAVREILDFTLEDLSRWYIQLIRPRTWTEADDPDKLAAYCVLYEVYVTITKLISPFMPYLAEEMYQNLIRNVDPKAPESVHMCDWPKVNEAYLDTELEEAMNTARSIVEAASNARQKAGRKLRWPVSRIVVSPESEDAARAVERLRSVLMDQTNSKDIVLTGVGKSWDELGLEVIPDPGKIGPVFKRDAGKVVPALQKVDGFALKKAFDEAGEFELTLADGSTVKVSPEMANFKETLPEGTASAESDAGPVYVDANLTPELEAEGYAREVIRRLQDMRKELDLVVDENIQVSVRIEDERVLKLVETLKDLIAEEVRADVFDIGSGVDVSGDLVKDWDVEGIAMKMGIAKK comes from the coding sequence CACGGCCTTCCTATTGAGGTTAAGGTCGAAGGCGTTCTCGGCTTCAAGTCCAAAAAGGACATTGAAAGCTTCGGGGTAGAGAACTTTATTGAAAAATGCAAGGAATTCGCTATCAAGCAGAAGCAGGCAATGACCGAGCAGTTCCAGAGGCTCGGAGTATGGCTCCAGTGGCCAGACCCCTATATGACCTTAAAAGACGAGTATATCGAAGCTGCCTGGTGGACTCTCAAGCAGGCAAGTGAAAAGGATCTCCTTGAAGTGGGCAAGCGTTCCGTAAACTGGTGCCCGCGCTGTGAGACTGCAATTGCAGACTCCGAGGTCGAATATTCTGAAAGGACTGACCCTTCAATCTATGTCAAATTCAGGGTCAAAGGCGAAGAAAACACTTTCATAGTCATCTGGACAACCACGCCCTGGACAATCCCTGCAAACGTGGCAGTGGCTGTTCACCCTGCTTACGAGTACTCCAAATTCAGGGCAATCAGGCAGGACGGCTCGGAAGAAATCCTTATCGCAGCCACTGAACTTATTAAAAACGTCCTCAAGCAGGGCAGGTATACGGACTTTGAAGTGCTTGAGACTATGCTCGGGGAAGAGTTAACAAAGCTCGAATACGAAAGCCCTGTCGGGGACCTCGTGCCTGTCCAGAACGAGATAAAGCACGGTGTTTACCTTGCAGACTTCGTAACCGTGGAAAATACAGGCTGTGTACATATCGCGCCCGGACACGGTATGGACGACTTCAACCTCGGAGCAAAGCATAAGCTCCCTATCCTCTGTCCCGTTGGCTCAAACGGTTCATATACCGAAGAAGCAGGGGAATATGCCGGCAAGAACGTTAAAGAAGCAAACCCCATTATAATCGAAGACCTCAAAGCCCGCAACAGGCTCCTTGCCGAAGGCACGGTCACACACAGGTATGGGCACTGCTGGCGCTGCAAGACCCCCATCATCTACCTTGCAACTGAGCAGTGGTTCCTCAAGGTTACCGAAATCAAGGAAAAAATGCTCGAAGAAATTGATGCTGTAGACTGGTACCCTGACTGGGCAGGTTCAGCCAGGTTCAGGACCTGGGTTGAGGGCGCACGTGACTGGTGCATTTCCAGGCAGCGTTACTGGGGAATTCCAATTCCTGTGTGGAAATGCAAAAAATGCGGAAAGCTTGAGGTAATAGGTACAAAAGCAGAACTTCTGGAAAAGGCGGGATTAAACGGCGATATAGAACTTCACCGCCCCTATGTGGACAGAGTTACCGTGCCCTGTGAGTGCGGCGGGGAGAAAAAGCGTGTTGAAGATGTCTTTGACGTCTGGTTTGACTCGGCTGTAGCTTCCTGGGCAACCCTCAAGTTCCCGCAGACCCGGGATCAGTTTGATGAATGGTGGCCTGCTGACTTTATTACCGAAGGGCATGACCAGACAAGAGGATGGTTCTATTCCCAGCTCGGAGCAAGCATGGTCGGCTTTGGAAGGGCTCCTTATAAGAGCGTGCTCATGCACGGGTTTACCCTTGACGCCGGCGGAAAGAAGATGTCCAAGAGCCTTGGAAACGTAATTTCACCTCTGGAAATTATAGACAGGTTCGGGGCGGATACCCTGCGCGCTTACGTGCTCTCCTCAAGTGCGCCCTGGGACGACCTCAAGTTTAATCTGGAAGAAGTTGAGACCGTACACCGTTCTATCAACATCCTCTGGAACGTTTTCAGGTTCCCGCTGCCGTACATGGCACTTGACAACTTTGACCCCATGCAGGTCAGCCTTGATTCCGTAAGAGATGCCCTGCGCGAAGAAGACAGGTGGATTCTCTCAAGAGCCCAGTCCGTGGTAAAATCTGTGGACGAAGCCATGAGCGGGTACCTGCTGCACAAAGCAGTCCGTGAGATCCTTGATTTTACTCTCGAAGACCTCTCGCGCTGGTACATCCAGCTTATCCGCCCGAGAACCTGGACCGAGGCTGACGACCCTGACAAGCTTGCAGCTTACTGTGTGCTTTACGAGGTCTATGTAACCATTACAAAACTGATCTCGCCTTTCATGCCCTACCTGGCTGAAGAAATGTACCAGAACCTTATCAGGAACGTGGACCCGAAAGCTCCCGAATCTGTCCATATGTGCGACTGGCCGAAGGTCAATGAAGCTTACCTTGACACCGAACTTGAAGAAGCTATGAATACCGCACGCTCAATTGTGGAAGCTGCCTCAAACGCCCGCCAGAAGGCAGGAAGAAAACTCAGGTGGCCCGTTTCCAGAATTGTTGTCTCCCCTGAAAGCGAGGATGCAGCAAGAGCTGTCGAAAGGCTGCGTTCTGTCCTTATGGACCAGACAAATTCCAAAGACATTGTGCTCACAGGCGTGGGCAAGAGCTGGGACGAACTGGGGCTTGAGGTTATTCCTGACCCCGGAAAGATAGGACCTGTATTCAAGAGGGACGCCGGAAAGGTTGTCCCTGCCCTGCAGAAAGTTGACGGCTTTGCTCTAAAGAAAGCCTTTGACGAAGCAGGCGAATTCGAGCTTACCCTGGCTGATGGAAGCACTGTTAAGGTTAGTCCGGAAATGGCAAACTTCAAAGAGACCCTGCCTGAAGGAACAGCCAGTGCCGAGTCCGATGCTGGTCCTGTTTATGTGGATGCAAACCTTACTCCCGAGCTCGAAGCTGAAGGGTATGCAAGGGAAGTAATCCGCAGGCTACAGGACATGAGGAAGGAGCTTGACCTTGTTGTGGACGAAAACATTCAGGTTTCTGTCCGGATTGAAGACGAAAGGGTATTGAAGCTCGTTGAAACCCTTAAAGACCTAATCGCAGAAGAGGTTAGAGCCGATGTATTTGATATCGGCAGCGGGGTCGATGTTTCCGGAGACCTTGTAAAGGACTGGGATGTGGAAGGCATTGCCATGAAAATGGGAATTGCAAAGAAATAA